The Burkholderia pyrrocinia genome has a segment encoding these proteins:
- the rpsE gene encoding 30S ribosomal protein S5, whose translation MAKMQAKVQADERDDGLREKMISVNRVTKVVKGGRILGFAALTVVGDGDGRIGMGKGKAKEVPVAVQKAMEQARRNMFKVPLKNGTLQHEVHGKHGASAVLLAPAKAGTGVIAGGPMRAVFDVMGVQNVVAKSHGSTNPYNLVRATLDGLRKQSTPADIAAKRGKSVEEILG comes from the coding sequence ATGGCAAAGATGCAAGCGAAAGTTCAGGCTGACGAGCGCGACGACGGCCTTCGTGAAAAGATGATTTCGGTCAATCGCGTGACCAAGGTCGTGAAGGGTGGCCGTATTCTCGGCTTCGCCGCACTGACCGTGGTTGGCGACGGTGATGGCCGCATCGGTATGGGCAAGGGCAAGGCGAAGGAAGTGCCGGTCGCTGTCCAGAAGGCAATGGAACAAGCTCGCCGCAACATGTTCAAGGTGCCGCTCAAGAACGGCACGCTGCAGCACGAAGTGCACGGCAAGCACGGCGCCTCGGCCGTCCTCCTCGCTCCGGCGAAGGCAGGTACGGGCGTGATCGCCGGCGGCCCGATGCGCGCAGTGTTCGACGTGATGGGCGTTCAGAACGTTGTGGCGAAGAGCCACGGTTCGACGAACCCGTACAACCTCGTTCGCGCCACGCTGGACGGCCTGCGCAAGCAGTCCACCCCGGCAGACATCGCGGCGAAGCGCGGCAAGTCCGTCGAAGAAATTTTGGGCTAA
- the rplR gene encoding 50S ribosomal protein L18, translated as MDKTQSRLRRARQTRIKIAELQVARLAVHRTNTHIYAQVFSPCGTKVLASASTLEAEVRAELADKSGKGGNVNAATLIGKRIAEKAKAAGIESVAFDRSGFRYHGRVKALAEAAREAGLKF; from the coding sequence ATGGATAAGACTCAATCTCGCCTGCGCCGCGCTCGCCAGACGCGTATCAAGATCGCTGAGCTGCAGGTCGCGCGTCTCGCCGTGCATCGCACGAACACGCACATCTACGCTCAAGTGTTCTCGCCCTGCGGCACCAAGGTGCTCGCCAGCGCGTCGACGCTCGAGGCAGAAGTGCGCGCCGAGCTCGCCGACAAGTCGGGCAAGGGCGGCAACGTTAACGCCGCGACGCTGATCGGCAAGCGTATTGCCGAGAAGGCAAAGGCCGCCGGCATCGAATCCGTCGCCTTCGACCGCTCGGGCTTCCGCTACCACGGCCGCGTGAAAGCGCTGGCTGAGGCAGCTCGCGAAGCTGGGCTCAAGTTCTAA
- the secY gene encoding preprotein translocase subunit SecY, protein MANSPSLAKPGRSTAKFGDLRRRAMFLLLALIVYRIGAHIPVPGIDPDQLAKLFQSQAGGILGMFNMFSGGALSRFTIFALGIMPYISASIIMQLLAIVSPQLEALKKEGQAGQRKITQYTRYFTVVLATFQAFGIAAALENQPGLVTDPGMLFRLTTVVTLVTGTMFLMWLGEQITERGLGNGISIIIFGGIAAGFPNAVGGLFELVRTGSMSIISAIIIVVLIAAVTYLVVFIERGQRKILVNYAKRQVGNKIYGGQSSHLPLKLNMSGVIPPIFASSIILFPATILGWFSTGQPTGSWISNTLHNVAEALKPGQPVYVLLYTLAIVFFCFFYTALVFNSRETADNLKKSGAFVPGIRPGDQTARYIDRILTRLTLAGAIYIVFVCLLPEFLVLRWNVPFYFGGTSLLIIVVVTMDFMAQVQSYVMSQQYESLLKKANFKGGNIPMR, encoded by the coding sequence TTGGCTAACAGCCCGAGTCTTGCAAAACCCGGTCGAAGCACGGCGAAATTCGGCGATCTGCGTCGGCGAGCGATGTTCCTGCTCCTGGCGCTGATCGTCTATCGCATCGGCGCGCACATTCCCGTGCCGGGCATCGATCCGGATCAACTGGCTAAGCTGTTCCAGAGCCAGGCGGGTGGCATCCTGGGCATGTTCAACATGTTCTCGGGTGGCGCACTTTCCCGCTTCACGATCTTTGCGCTGGGGATCATGCCGTACATTTCGGCGTCGATCATCATGCAGTTGCTGGCGATCGTATCGCCGCAACTCGAGGCGCTGAAGAAGGAAGGGCAGGCTGGGCAACGGAAGATCACGCAGTACACGCGGTATTTCACCGTGGTGCTCGCGACCTTCCAGGCGTTCGGTATCGCGGCTGCGCTGGAAAACCAGCCGGGCCTCGTCACCGATCCCGGCATGCTGTTCCGTCTGACGACGGTCGTGACGCTGGTTACCGGCACGATGTTCCTGATGTGGCTCGGCGAGCAGATTACCGAGCGTGGTCTGGGCAACGGTATCTCGATCATCATCTTCGGCGGGATCGCAGCAGGGTTCCCGAATGCCGTCGGTGGGCTGTTCGAGCTGGTGCGTACGGGTTCGATGAGCATCATTTCGGCGATCATCATCGTCGTTCTGATTGCCGCGGTGACTTACCTGGTCGTGTTCATCGAACGCGGTCAGCGCAAGATCCTCGTGAACTACGCGAAGCGCCAGGTCGGCAACAAGATCTACGGCGGGCAGTCGTCGCACTTGCCGCTGAAGTTGAACATGTCGGGCGTGATTCCGCCGATCTTCGCATCGTCGATCATCCTGTTCCCGGCAACGATTCTCGGCTGGTTCAGTACCGGTCAGCCGACGGGAAGCTGGATTTCCAATACGTTGCATAACGTTGCGGAAGCGCTGAAGCCGGGCCAGCCGGTCTATGTGCTGCTGTACACGCTGGCAATCGTGTTTTTCTGCTTCTTCTACACCGCACTGGTGTTCAACAGCAGGGAAACCGCGGATAACCTGAAGAAGAGCGGCGCGTTTGTTCCGGGCATCCGTCCGGGCGATCAGACCGCACGATATATCGACCGCATCCTCACGCGTCTGACGCTGGCCGGTGCGATCTACATCGTCTTCGTGTGTCTGCTGCCGGAATTCCTGGTGCTGCGCTGGAACGTGCCGTTTTATTTTGGTGGAACGTCGCTGCTGATCATTGTCGTCGTCACGATGGACTTTATGGCGCAGGTGCAGTCGTACGTTATGTCGCAACAGTATGAGTCGCTGCTCAAGAAGGCTAACTTCAAGGGCGGCAACATCCCAATGCGTTAA
- the rplF gene encoding 50S ribosomal protein L6, translating into MSRVGKSPIALQGAEVKLADGAITVKGPLGTITQAINPLVNVANNDGTLNLSPVDESREANALSGTMRAIIANAVHGVTKGFERKLTLVGVGYRAQAQGDKLNLSLGFSHPVVHQMPEGIKAETPTQTEIVIKGINKQQVGQVAAEVRGYRPPEPYKGKGVRYSDEVVILKETKKK; encoded by the coding sequence ATGTCTCGAGTAGGTAAGAGCCCGATCGCGCTGCAAGGCGCGGAAGTCAAGCTGGCCGACGGTGCAATCACCGTCAAGGGCCCGCTGGGCACCATCACGCAAGCGATCAATCCGCTCGTGAACGTGGCGAACAACGACGGCACGCTGAATCTGTCGCCGGTCGACGAAAGCCGCGAAGCAAATGCACTGTCGGGCACGATGCGCGCGATCATCGCGAATGCCGTGCACGGCGTGACCAAGGGTTTCGAGCGCAAGCTGACGCTGGTTGGCGTCGGTTACCGTGCACAAGCGCAAGGCGACAAGCTGAACCTGTCGCTGGGTTTCTCGCACCCGGTGGTGCACCAGATGCCGGAAGGCATCAAGGCTGAAACCCCGACGCAAACCGAAATCGTGATCAAGGGGATCAACAAGCAACAAGTCGGTCAAGTGGCTGCGGAAGTCCGCGGTTACCGTCCGCCGGAGCCCTACAAGGGCAAGGGCGTGCGCTATTCCGACGAGGTTGTGATCCTCAAAGAAACGAAGAAGAAGTAA
- the rpmJ gene encoding 50S ribosomal protein L36: MKVMASVKRICRNCKIIKRKGVVRVICSSDPRHKQRQG, from the coding sequence ATGAAAGTGATGGCATCGGTTAAGCGCATTTGCCGCAATTGCAAGATCATCAAGCGCAAGGGCGTCGTTCGCGTGATCTGCAGCTCGGATCCGCGCCACAAGCAGCGCCAAGGCTGA
- the dsbD gene encoding protein-disulfide reductase DsbD: MFNGMALPVRVRALRFLAVLLSFVLVLGGLSVARAADDFLDPSVAFKFSASESPGQVDVRFKVANGYYLYRERFAFAVKSGQATLGEPQLPAGHVKFDQTFQKNVETYRDEVVVHVPVKQASGPFELAVTSQGCADEGICYPPAEHVVKVGGAALGAAGSSSGQAAAEGSWFDKVTSADFAQSLLEGHGFFTIVALYFVAGVVLSLLPCSYPMIPIVSAIIIGQGTRATHARGFALSLTYVVGMALVYTVLGIVAALVGQSLGAWLQNPWVLGAFGVLLTAFAVSLISGKDIALPERWQNGAAEQSSARQGGHFIAVAAMGALSALVVGACMTAPLFAVLAFIAHTGNALLGGAALFAMGLGLGVPLLVVGVGAGTVLPRAGAWMDGVKVFFGIVLLAAALWIVWPVLAGGLKMVLAALWLLIAAAALGLFTPNAGAASIWRRLGRGVGAALAIWAATLLVGLAAGSNDPVKPLAVLAARTVASGGAAAAAGTAAAQDGPAFASVRSSAELDTLLKTSGQPVMLDFYADWCVSCKEMEHLTFTDPRVQARLAQLHLVRADVTANNPDDQALLKRFNLFGPPGIIFFDRSGNEIGRVVGYQSAETFLRSLDRAAVPTV; encoded by the coding sequence ATGTTTAACGGTATGGCGCTTCCCGTGCGCGTGCGCGCGCTGCGGTTTCTTGCAGTCTTGTTGTCGTTCGTGCTCGTGCTGGGCGGCCTGTCCGTCGCGCGCGCGGCCGACGATTTCCTCGATCCGTCGGTTGCGTTCAAGTTCAGCGCGAGCGAATCGCCGGGGCAGGTGGACGTCCGCTTCAAGGTCGCCAATGGCTATTACCTGTATCGCGAGCGGTTCGCGTTCGCGGTGAAGAGCGGGCAGGCGACGCTCGGCGAGCCGCAATTGCCGGCCGGCCACGTGAAGTTCGACCAGACGTTCCAGAAGAACGTCGAGACCTATCGTGATGAAGTCGTGGTGCACGTGCCGGTCAAGCAGGCGTCGGGGCCGTTCGAGCTCGCAGTGACGTCGCAGGGGTGCGCGGACGAAGGGATCTGCTATCCGCCGGCGGAGCACGTCGTGAAAGTCGGCGGCGCCGCGCTCGGCGCTGCCGGATCGTCGTCCGGCCAAGCGGCTGCCGAGGGCAGTTGGTTCGACAAGGTCACGAGCGCCGATTTCGCGCAGTCGCTGCTCGAAGGGCACGGGTTCTTCACGATCGTCGCGTTGTACTTCGTCGCGGGCGTCGTGCTGAGCCTCCTGCCCTGTTCGTATCCGATGATTCCGATCGTGTCCGCGATCATCATTGGCCAGGGCACGCGCGCGACGCATGCACGCGGCTTCGCGCTGTCGCTGACCTACGTGGTCGGCATGGCGCTGGTCTATACGGTGCTCGGCATCGTCGCGGCGCTGGTCGGCCAGAGTCTCGGCGCGTGGCTGCAGAACCCATGGGTGCTCGGTGCGTTCGGCGTGCTGCTTACCGCATTCGCCGTATCGCTGATTTCGGGCAAGGACATTGCGCTTCCCGAGCGCTGGCAGAACGGCGCGGCCGAGCAATCGAGCGCGCGCCAGGGCGGCCACTTCATCGCGGTCGCGGCGATGGGCGCATTGTCGGCGCTGGTCGTCGGCGCATGCATGACGGCGCCGCTGTTCGCGGTGCTCGCCTTCATCGCACATACCGGCAATGCGCTGCTCGGCGGTGCGGCGCTGTTCGCGATGGGGCTGGGGCTCGGCGTGCCGCTGCTCGTCGTCGGCGTCGGCGCCGGAACGGTGCTGCCGCGTGCGGGCGCATGGATGGATGGCGTGAAGGTGTTCTTCGGCATCGTGCTGCTCGCGGCCGCGCTATGGATCGTGTGGCCGGTGCTCGCGGGCGGTCTGAAGATGGTGCTCGCCGCGTTGTGGCTGCTCATCGCGGCCGCGGCGCTCGGGTTGTTCACGCCGAACGCTGGCGCCGCGTCGATCTGGCGCCGCCTGGGCCGCGGTGTGGGCGCCGCGCTCGCAATCTGGGCGGCAACGCTGCTCGTCGGCCTGGCTGCGGGATCGAACGATCCCGTCAAGCCGCTGGCCGTGCTAGCGGCGCGCACGGTTGCGTCGGGCGGTGCCGCGGCGGCGGCCGGCACGGCTGCCGCGCAGGACGGGCCCGCGTTCGCATCGGTGCGCTCCAGTGCGGAACTCGACACGCTGCTGAAGACGTCGGGCCAGCCCGTGATGCTCGACTTCTATGCGGACTGGTGCGTGAGCTGCAAGGAGATGGAGCATCTGACGTTTACCGACCCGCGCGTGCAGGCGCGGCTCGCGCAGCTTCACCTCGTGCGCGCGGACGTCACCGCGAACAACCCGGACGACCAGGCGCTGCTCAAGCGCTTCAACCTGTTCGGGCCGCCGGGCATCATCTTCTTCGATCGAAGCGGCAACGAAATCGGGCGCGTGGTCGGTTATCAGTCGGCCGAGACGTTCCTGCGCAGCCTCGATCGGGCCGCTGTCCCGACGGTATGA
- the rplO gene encoding 50S ribosomal protein L15 codes for MELNNLKPAAGAKHAKRRVGRGIGSGLGKTAGRGHKGQKSRSGGFHKVGFEGGQMPLQRRLPKRGFTSLTKEFVGEVRLGDLEKLPVDEIDLLALKQAGLVGELTKSAKIIATGELKRKIVVKGLGATKGARAAIEAAGGSFAE; via the coding sequence ATGGAATTGAATAACCTGAAGCCGGCAGCTGGTGCCAAGCACGCCAAGCGTCGCGTCGGCCGTGGCATCGGTTCGGGCCTCGGCAAGACGGCTGGCCGTGGTCACAAGGGTCAGAAATCGCGTTCGGGCGGCTTCCACAAAGTCGGTTTCGAAGGCGGTCAGATGCCGCTGCAACGTCGTCTGCCGAAGCGCGGCTTCACGTCGCTGACGAAGGAATTCGTCGGTGAAGTGCGTCTGGGCGACCTCGAGAAGCTGCCGGTCGACGAGATCGATCTGCTCGCACTGAAGCAAGCCGGCCTGGTCGGCGAGCTGACGAAGAGCGCAAAGATCATCGCGACGGGCGAACTGAAGCGCAAGATCGTCGTGAAGGGTCTCGGTGCCACCAAGGGTGCGCGCGCTGCGATCGAAGCGGCTGGCGGTTCGTTCGCCGAGTGA
- the rpsD gene encoding 30S ribosomal protein S4: protein MARYIGPKAKLSRREGTDLFLKSARRSLADKCKLDSKPGQHGRTSGARTSDYGTQLREKQKVKRIYGVLERQFRRYFAEADRRKGNTGENLLQLLESRLDNVVYRMGFGSTRAEARQLVSHKSITVNGVVANVPSQQVKAGDVVAIREKAKKQARIVEALSLAEQGGMPSWVAVDAKKFEGTFKQMPERVEIAGDINESLIVELYSR, encoded by the coding sequence GTGGCACGTTATATCGGCCCCAAAGCCAAGCTGTCCCGCCGTGAAGGCACCGACCTGTTCCTGAAGAGCGCGCGCCGCTCGCTTGCTGACAAGTGCAAGCTCGACAGCAAGCCGGGTCAGCACGGTCGTACCTCGGGCGCACGTACGTCCGACTACGGTACGCAGCTGCGCGAAAAGCAGAAGGTCAAGCGTATCTACGGCGTGCTGGAGCGTCAGTTCCGCCGCTACTTCGCCGAAGCCGATCGCCGCAAGGGCAACACCGGTGAAAACCTGCTGCAACTGCTCGAGTCGCGCCTCGACAACGTCGTGTATCGCATGGGCTTCGGCTCGACCCGCGCTGAAGCGCGTCAGCTCGTGAGCCACAAGTCGATCACGGTGAACGGCGTCGTCGCGAACGTCCCGTCGCAGCAAGTGAAGGCGGGTGACGTCGTTGCGATCCGCGAAAAGGCGAAGAAGCAGGCGCGTATCGTCGAAGCGCTGTCGCTGGCCGAGCAAGGCGGCATGCCGAGCTGGGTTGCAGTCGATGCGAAGAAGTTCGAAGGCACGTTCAAGCAAATGCCGGAACGCGTTGAGATCGCAGGCGACATCAACGAAAGCCTGATCGTCGAATTGTATTCGCGTTAA
- the rpsM gene encoding 30S ribosomal protein S13: MARIAGVNIPNHQHTEIGLTAIFGVGRTRSRSICAAAGVEFSKKVKDLTDADLEKLREEVGKFVVEGDLRREVTMNIKRLMDLGCYRGVRHRKGLPMRGQRTRTNARTRKGPRRAAQALKK, encoded by the coding sequence ATGGCTCGTATCGCAGGGGTTAACATCCCGAATCACCAGCATACCGAGATTGGCCTGACGGCAATCTTCGGTGTCGGCCGCACGCGCTCGCGCAGCATCTGCGCGGCAGCTGGCGTGGAATTCTCGAAGAAGGTCAAGGACCTGACCGACGCAGATCTCGAAAAGCTGCGTGAAGAAGTGGGCAAGTTTGTCGTCGAAGGCGATCTGCGCCGTGAAGTGACGATGAACATCAAGCGCCTGATGGACCTCGGTTGCTACCGTGGCGTCCGTCATCGCAAGGGCCTGCCGATGCGCGGTCAGCGTACGCGTACGAACGCACGTACCCGCAAGGGTCCGCGTCGTGCAGCGCAAGCGCTGAAGAAGTAA
- a CDS encoding DNA-directed RNA polymerase subunit alpha has protein sequence MQTSLLKPKIIAVESLGENHARVVMEPFERGYGHTLGNALRRVLLSSMVGYAPTEVTIAGVVHEYSTLDGVQEDVVNLLLNLKGVVFKLHNRDEVTVTLRKEGEGVVTAGDIELAHDCEVINPNHVIAHLSKGGKLDVQIKIEKGRGYVPGNVRRYGEDTAKIIGRIVLDASFSPVRRVSYAVESARVEQRTDLDKLVMNIETSGVITPEEAIRQSARILVDQLSVFAALEGTETAAEAPSRAPQIDPILLRPVDDLELTVRSANCLKAENIYYIGDLIQRTENELLKTPNLGRKSLNEIKEVLASRGLTLGMKLENWPPAGLDK, from the coding sequence ATGCAAACCAGTTTGCTGAAACCCAAGATCATCGCCGTGGAATCGCTGGGCGAGAACCACGCGCGGGTGGTCATGGAACCGTTCGAGCGCGGTTACGGCCATACCTTGGGCAATGCGCTTCGCCGCGTGCTGCTGTCGTCGATGGTTGGCTACGCGCCGACCGAAGTCACGATCGCGGGCGTGGTGCACGAGTACTCGACGCTTGATGGCGTGCAGGAAGACGTCGTCAACCTGCTGCTGAACCTGAAGGGTGTGGTGTTCAAGCTGCATAACCGTGACGAAGTGACGGTTACGCTGCGTAAGGAAGGCGAAGGCGTCGTCACGGCCGGTGATATCGAGCTGGCTCACGATTGCGAAGTCATCAACCCGAATCACGTGATCGCGCACCTGTCGAAGGGCGGCAAGCTCGACGTTCAGATCAAGATCGAGAAGGGTCGCGGCTACGTGCCCGGTAACGTCCGTCGCTACGGCGAAGACACGGCCAAGATCATCGGCCGCATCGTCCTCGACGCATCGTTCTCGCCGGTTCGCCGCGTGAGCTACGCGGTCGAAAGCGCACGTGTCGAGCAGCGTACCGACCTCGACAAGCTCGTGATGAACATCGAGACGAGCGGTGTGATCACGCCGGAAGAAGCGATCCGTCAATCGGCCCGCATCCTGGTCGACCAGTTGTCCGTGTTCGCGGCGCTGGAAGGCACGGAAACGGCTGCCGAGGCACCGTCGCGTGCGCCGCAGATCGATCCGATCCTGCTGCGTCCGGTGGACGATCTCGAGCTGACGGTTCGTTCGGCGAACTGCCTGAAGGCCGAGAACATCTACTACATCGGCGACCTGATTCAGCGCACGGAAAACGAGCTGCTGAAGACGCCGAACCTCGGTCGCAAGTCGCTCAACGAGATCAAGGAAGTGCTCGCTTCGCGCGGTCTCACGCTGGGCATGAAGCTCGAGAACTGGCCGCCGGCTGGTCTCGACAAGTAA
- the cutA gene encoding divalent-cation tolerance protein CutA has protein sequence MIVVLMLTTVPDAATATALADGVLDARLAACVSELGTIRSRYHWQGKVETADEIQLLFKTSPMRALELERFILAHHPYETPEIVSWQATASAAYGQWVTSETQRLFHV, from the coding sequence ATGATCGTGGTGCTGATGCTGACGACGGTGCCCGATGCGGCGACGGCCACCGCGCTCGCCGACGGCGTGCTCGACGCGCGGCTTGCCGCGTGCGTGTCGGAGCTCGGTACGATCAGGTCGCGCTATCACTGGCAGGGCAAGGTCGAAACGGCCGACGAGATCCAGTTGCTGTTCAAGACGAGCCCCATGCGGGCGCTCGAACTGGAGCGATTTATTCTCGCGCATCATCCTTACGAGACGCCCGAAATCGTCTCGTGGCAGGCGACGGCGTCGGCCGCGTACGGTCAGTGGGTGACCAGCGAAACTCAACGTCTATTTCATGTTTAA
- the rpsH gene encoding 30S ribosomal protein S8: MSMSDPIADMLTRIRNAQMVEKVSVAMPSSKVKVAIAQVLKDEGYIDDFAVKAEGAKAELNIALKYYAGRPVIERLERVSKPGLRVYRGRNDIPQVMNGLGVAIVSTPKGVMTDRKARATGVGGEVICYVA; this comes from the coding sequence ATGAGCATGAGTGATCCTATCGCCGATATGCTGACTCGCATCCGCAACGCGCAGATGGTCGAGAAGGTATCGGTCGCGATGCCCTCGTCGAAGGTCAAGGTTGCAATCGCGCAAGTCCTGAAGGACGAAGGTTATATCGACGATTTCGCGGTGAAGGCTGAAGGCGCGAAGGCAGAACTGAACATCGCGCTGAAGTACTACGCTGGCCGTCCGGTCATCGAACGCCTCGAGCGCGTGTCGAAGCCTGGCCTGCGCGTCTACCGCGGCCGTAACGACATTCCGCAGGTCATGAATGGCCTCGGCGTGGCAATCGTGTCGACGCCGAAGGGCGTGATGACCGACCGCAAGGCGCGCGCTACCGGCGTCGGCGGCGAAGTCATCTGCTACGTCGCTTAA
- the infA gene encoding translation initiation factor IF-1, whose amino-acid sequence MAKDDVIQMQGEVIENLPNATFRVKLENGHVVLGHISGKMRMHYIRILPGDKVTVELTPYDLSRARIVFRAK is encoded by the coding sequence ATGGCCAAAGACGATGTAATCCAGATGCAAGGTGAGGTGATCGAAAACCTCCCGAATGCGACCTTCCGTGTGAAGCTGGAAAACGGCCATGTCGTGTTGGGGCATATTTCCGGAAAGATGCGGATGCACTACATCCGCATTCTGCCCGGCGACAAGGTGACGGTTGAATTGACGCCTTACGATCTGTCTCGTGCGCGGATCGTGTTCCGGGCGAAGTGA
- the rpsN gene encoding 30S ribosomal protein S14 encodes MAKLALIEREKKRARLVAKFAAKREALKAIVEDQSKSEEERYEARLELQQLPRNANPTRQRNRCAITGRPRGTFRKFGLARNKIREIAFRGEIPGLTKASW; translated from the coding sequence GTGGCTAAACTGGCACTGATCGAACGTGAAAAGAAGCGCGCCCGCCTGGTCGCGAAGTTCGCAGCAAAGCGCGAAGCGCTGAAGGCGATCGTCGAAGACCAAAGCAAGTCGGAAGAAGAGCGCTACGAAGCACGCCTGGAGCTGCAGCAACTGCCCCGCAACGCAAACCCGACCCGCCAGCGTAATCGCTGCGCGATCACGGGCCGTCCGCGTGGCACGTTCCGTAAATTCGGCCTCGCGCGTAACAAGATTCGTGAAATCGCATTCCGTGGCGAGATTCCTGGCCTGACCAAGGCGAGCTGGTAA
- the rpsK gene encoding 30S ribosomal protein S11: MAKASNTAAQRVRKKVKKNVAEGVVHVHASFNNTIITITDRQGNALAWATSGGQGFKGSRKSTPFAAQVAAESAGRVAMEYGVKNLEVRIKGPGPGRESAVRALHGLGIKITAISDVTPIPHNGCRPPKRRRI, encoded by the coding sequence ATGGCTAAGGCTTCGAACACCGCGGCGCAACGCGTTCGCAAGAAGGTTAAGAAGAACGTCGCTGAAGGTGTGGTTCACGTCCACGCGTCGTTCAACAACACGATCATCACGATCACCGATCGCCAAGGCAACGCACTGGCATGGGCGACGTCGGGCGGCCAGGGCTTCAAGGGCTCGCGCAAATCGACGCCGTTCGCTGCCCAGGTCGCAGCCGAGTCGGCTGGCCGCGTCGCGATGGAATACGGCGTGAAGAATCTGGAAGTGCGGATCAAGGGCCCGGGCCCGGGTCGTGAGTCGGCAGTGCGCGCACTGCACGGCCTCGGCATCAAGATCACCGCGATTTCGGACGTCACCCCGATTCCGCACAACGGCTGCCGCCCGCCGAAGCGTCGTCGTATCTAA
- the rpmD gene encoding 50S ribosomal protein L30, translating to MSEKTVKVQLVKSLIGTRESHRATVRGLGLRRLNSVSELQDTPAVRGMINKVSYLVKVIA from the coding sequence ATGTCTGAAAAAACTGTCAAGGTTCAGCTCGTTAAGAGCCTGATCGGGACCCGCGAATCGCACCGCGCGACCGTGCGTGGCCTGGGCCTGCGCCGACTCAACTCGGTCAGCGAGCTGCAGGACACGCCGGCGGTCCGCGGCATGATCAACAAGGTCTCGTACCTCGTTAAGGTCATCGCGTAA
- the rplQ gene encoding 50S ribosomal protein L17 — translation MRHRHGLRKLNRTSSHRLAMLRNMSNSLIEHEVIKTTLPKAKELRKVVEPLITLGKKPSLANRRLAFNRLRDRDSVAKLFDVLGPRFANRPGGYLRVLKFGFRVGDNAPMALVELLDRPEVDETENVQEAE, via the coding sequence ATGCGCCATCGTCATGGTCTGCGGAAACTGAACCGCACGAGCAGCCACCGTCTGGCTATGCTCCGTAACATGTCCAACTCGCTGATCGAGCACGAAGTCATCAAGACGACGCTGCCGAAGGCGAAGGAACTCCGTAAAGTCGTCGAGCCGCTGATCACGCTCGGCAAGAAGCCGTCGCTGGCAAACCGTCGCCTGGCGTTCAACCGCCTGCGCGATCGTGACTCGGTGGCGAAGCTGTTCGACGTGCTCGGTCCGCGTTTCGCGAACCGTCCGGGCGGCTACCTGCGCGTGCTGAAGTTCGGCTTCCGCGTTGGCGACAACGCGCCGATGGCACTGGTCGAGCTGCTCGACCGTCCGGAAGTCGACGAAACGGAAAACGTGCAAGAAGCTGAATAA